GTCGCCGCGCATCGCGATGGAGCAGTTGACGCGTGGAGCGGTCGGACTCACCTGCGCCACGCCGTTCGAAGCTGAAGTAATGAGCGGGGTGTGTCGCGACCTGCTGGTGGCGTTCCCGCCGGTGGGATCGGCGCGCGCGGGCCGCATCGCGGCCCTGCCCGACGACGTGCGCGTTACCGTCGCGCTGGATTCCATCGAATCCGTGCAAATGATCGCTGACGCGGCGCGCGCGGCCGATCGCGCGATTTGCGTGTACGTGGAGCTGGATCTCGGGATGCACCGCGTCGGCGTGCCGGTCGTCGACGATGCGATCGCGATCGCGCGCGCGGTTCGCGCCGAACCGCCGCTCGAGTTCAAGGGAATCGCGTTCTACCCGGGTCACATCCGCGAGGCGGTCGGATCGCCGCAGTCGGCGAAGCTCGAGTCGCTGTCGAAGTCGGTCGGCGACATCATCGACGCGTTCGACCGTGCGGGACTCCGCCCGGACGTCGTGAGCGGGGGGTCGACGCCGACGTTGTGGAACACGCACGAGGTTCGCGGCGTCACCGAGTTTCGTCCGGGCACCTACGTGTACAACGATCGCACCACCGCGGAAATCGGCGCGTGCGCCTGGGACGACTGCGCGTTCACGGTGCTGGCGACGGTGGTGAGCACGGCGGTGCCCAATCAGGCCGTGGTCGACGCGGGCAGTAAGGCACTCGGCCGAGAGCCGATGCGCGGGACGGACGCCGCGGGAGGATTTGGCGCGCTATTCGACCGACCAGAGGTCGTGGTCGCGTCGATGTCCGAGGAACACGGAATACTCGACTTGTCGAAGACCGCCTGGCGGCCCGCGGTTGGCGAGCGTGTGCGCGTCGTGCCGAATCACGTGTGCGTGGTCGTGCACTTGAACGACGTGGTCGTCGGCGCGCGCGGCAACGACGTGGAGACTACTTGGCCCGTGGCGGCGCGAGGTCGCGGCTACTCGATCGCGATCTGACGCGCCGTACGGCTCAGCACTTCACGGGCGCGGCTTTCGTGTCGATGTGGACGTCCACCGACATGCCGGGGCGCAACGGACGATTCGCGCCCACGCCTTCCAGAATGCGGAGCTTCACGGGAATTCGCTGAACGACCTTGGTGAAGTTCCCCGTCGCGTTGTCGGGGGGAAGCAGCGCGAACTTGGAACCGGTCGCGGCGCTCACGCTCGCGACACAGCCCTTGGCCACAGCGCCGCCGTAGGCATCCACCTGAATCTCCGCCGGCAGGCCGACGTGGACGTCGGCGAGCTGCGTCTCTTTGAGATTGGCGATGACGAAGACTCCGGTGTCGGCGACGAGCGTGAGCAACGGTTGGCCGGCTTCGACGAGCTGGCCCGGCTCGACCTGCTTTCGCGAGACGATCCCCGATTCGGGCGCCTTCACGCTCGTGTAAGAAAGCTGGAGCGCCGCGTTGTCGCGCGCCGCCTGCGCGGCCTTGAGGCGCGCGTCGGCGAGACGAACGCCGGCTTCGGCGCCCTCGATCGAGCTTCCGGCGGCGGCCGTCTGTTGCTGTAACGCTTCGACGTTCGCGGTCGCGGCTTGCGCCGCGGCGCGTGCCGCGTCGAGTTGCATCTTCGACACGACCTGCTTCGCGGCGAGATCCTCCATGCGCGCCAGGTCTTGTTTCGCTTTGGTCTCGTTCGCCTTCGCCGCTTGGATCTGCGCGTCGAGCGAGGCACGCTGCCCCGTGGCCTGTTGAACCGCAGCGCGGGCCTGACCGCCTGTGTTCGTGCCGCCGGCCGTCGCGCGCGCCGCCGCGAGATCCGCTTCGGCCTGCGACACCTTCACGCGATACTCCTCAGGATCGATCTGCACGAGCAGCGAGTCCTCTCTCACATGCTCGTTGTCGCTCGCATGAACGGCCTGGACGTAGCCGCTGACTTTCGCCAGCACCGGCACGAGGTGTCCGTCGATGGCGGCATCGTCGGTCGACTCGTGGACGCGGCCATAGCTCCACTGGCGGTATCCCCATGTGAGCCCGACGGCGAGGAGCACTCCGACGAGCGCCAGAAGAATCCATCGGCGGCTGCCAGCGGACTCCTCGGCCTCGTCGAGCTCCGGCGGCCTGCCGTCGTTCGCCTTTTGCTGCGCGGGGTCCTGCTTCACTGCTGTTGCCATGGTCTGAAGTCTTTGAATGGTAGTCAGCGAATTTGCGAAACGACGCCTTGCGCGCGAGCCAGCGAGACTCGTGCGTTTTGGTATGCGTTCAGCGCGTCGATCAGCGTGGTACGCGCCTGGTTCAACGTGAACGACGCCGTCACGACGTCGGCATTTCCAGCCACGCCGGCGCGGAATCGCTCGCGCGCCTGCGCGACTTCCTGTTGAGCAAGACGCTGGTTCTCGCGCGCGGCATCGATCTCCTCGCGCGCCGAACCCAGGTCGAGCAGCGCGCCGCGCACGTCCGCGGCGACCTGCTTGCGGAGGTCGCGGCGGTGCGCGTCGATCTCGCGAATCACCGCCGACTGCTCCGCTTCTTGTCCCTCCCGCCGATGGCCCTCGAACGCCGGCCAGGTGAACTGGACGCCGTAGGAGTACGTGTTGAGCAAATGGTTCAACGTGAGACCGTTGTAGCCGTCCCGCCCGAAGAAGCCCACCGACGGCAAACGCCCGGCACGAATGGCTTCGTACTGCTGCTGCGCCGCCGCGTACTGGAGATCCAGAGCCCGCACATCGGGCCGCATTTTCATTGCCACGTCCGCCGCGGCCGTCTCGTTCTCGATGGACTCCGACTCCGGCACCTCGAGCGAATCGGTGAGTTGGAGCGGCGTATCGAGATCGATGTTGAGCGCGCGCCGCAACTCGAGGAGCGAACGGTCACGATCGTTGCGCGCGATGATGAGCTGCGCGCGCGACGACGCCAACTGCGACTGCGCGCGGGTGACGTCGAGGGCGACCCCGACTCCCGCGGACAGCTGGTCGCGAGCGATCGACACGAGCTCCGTCGCCAGCACCGAATCCGCGGCGCGCGCGCCGACGACCGCCTCGGCACGCTGCGCGCGCACGTAGGTCACCGCGGCCACCGAGGCCGCCTGCTCCTCGGCCGAAGCCACGTCCCCGCCGGCGGCGGTCACGTTGGATTGCGCGGCGGCCACCTTCGCCTTGGTCGCCGGGTCCCACAATGTCTGGGTCAAACCGGCGCGGAAGTCGAAGAGGTTGATCGGCCCGATGATCGACCCGTTGGGATCGAACAATGGCGCTTGGCCCGGCTGCGTGGGGAAATGGATGCCGAAGCTCGCGCTGTTGATCGTGACCGACGACCAATTGGGAAAGGCGCTGATCTGCGGAAGCAAGTCGGCGCGCGCCTGCGTGACGCGCGCTTTGGCTTCGTCGACGCGCAAACGGGCCGCCATCACCGTGGCGACCTGCGATGCGGCGAGCCGCGCGGCTTCGCCGAGCGAAAGCTTTC
This window of the Gemmatimonadaceae bacterium genome carries:
- a CDS encoding alanine racemase — protein: MHPISELETPVPVVDLDRLGRNLDRAAAYATQHGLSLRPHIKTHKSPRIAMEQLTRGAVGLTCATPFEAEVMSGVCRDLLVAFPPVGSARAGRIAALPDDVRVTVALDSIESVQMIADAARAADRAICVYVELDLGMHRVGVPVVDDAIAIARAVRAEPPLEFKGIAFYPGHIREAVGSPQSAKLESLSKSVGDIIDAFDRAGLRPDVVSGGSTPTLWNTHEVRGVTEFRPGTYVYNDRTTAEIGACAWDDCAFTVLATVVSTAVPNQAVVDAGSKALGREPMRGTDAAGGFGALFDRPEVVVASMSEEHGILDLSKTAWRPAVGERVRVVPNHVCVVVHLNDVVVGARGNDVETTWPVAARGRGYSIAI
- a CDS encoding HlyD family secretion protein, translated to MATAVKQDPAQQKANDGRPPELDEAEESAGSRRWILLALVGVLLAVGLTWGYRQWSYGRVHESTDDAAIDGHLVPVLAKVSGYVQAVHASDNEHVREDSLLVQIDPEEYRVKVSQAEADLAAARATAGGTNTGGQARAAVQQATGQRASLDAQIQAAKANETKAKQDLARMEDLAAKQVVSKMQLDAARAAAQAATANVEALQQQTAAAGSSIEGAEAGVRLADARLKAAQAARDNAALQLSYTSVKAPESGIVSRKQVEPGQLVEAGQPLLTLVADTGVFVIANLKETQLADVHVGLPAEIQVDAYGGAVAKGCVASVSAATGSKFALLPPDNATGNFTKVVQRIPVKLRILEGVGANRPLRPGMSVDVHIDTKAAPVKC
- a CDS encoding TolC family protein, which gives rise to MNVNSPKAIRIGAVLSVIAALVAFAVRASEAQTPTPPPPRKLSLGEAARLAASQVATVMAARLRVDEAKARVTQARADLLPQISAFPNWSSVTINSASFGIHFPTQPGQAPLFDPNGSIIGPINLFDFRAGLTQTLWDPATKAKVAAAQSNVTAAGGDVASAEEQAASVAAVTYVRAQRAEAVVGARAADSVLATELVSIARDQLSAGVGVALDVTRAQSQLASSRAQLIIARNDRDRSLLELRRALNIDLDTPLQLTDSLEVPESESIENETAAADVAMKMRPDVRALDLQYAAAQQQYEAIRAGRLPSVGFFGRDGYNGLTLNHLLNTYSYGVQFTWPAFEGHRREGQEAEQSAVIREIDAHRRDLRKQVAADVRGALLDLGSAREEIDAARENQRLAQQEVAQARERFRAGVAGNADVVTASFTLNQARTTLIDALNAYQNARVSLARAQGVVSQIR